In one window of Thermotoga sp. Mc24 DNA:
- the gatB gene encoding Asp-tRNA(Asn)/Glu-tRNA(Gln) amidotransferase subunit GatB, with amino-acid sequence MRYRPVIGLEIHVQLSTKTKAFCSCPADVFELPPNTAICPVCTGQPGALPVPNEEMIRFAVKTALALNCKIHKYSRFDRKNYFYPDLPKGYQISQYFYPIATEGFLEIDGDEGRKKVRIRRLHLEEDAGKLVHEGDSITRASYSLVDMNRCGVPLIEIVTEPDISSPREARVFMEKLRSIVRYLGVSTGDMEKGALRCDANISVVDTETGRQSNRVEVKNMNSFRFVERALEYEFERIVKAMERGEDVERETRGWDMATKTTVSMRGKEEESDYRYFPEPDIPPVVLSDEYLEEVKKELPELPDEKAERFMREYGLPEYDAKVLTSSKELAEFFEECVKVVNRPKDLSNWIMTEVLRELNERNIEITESKLTPQHFADLFKLMDEGKISIKIAKEIFPEVFETGKMPSQIVEEKGLTQINDEKLIEELVKKAMEQNPKAVQDYKSGKKKAAGFFVGYVMRETKGKANPELTNRIIQKLLEGE; translated from the coding sequence ATGAGATACAGACCCGTCATAGGTCTTGAGATACACGTTCAGCTTTCAACGAAGACCAAAGCGTTCTGCTCCTGCCCGGCGGATGTCTTCGAGCTTCCCCCGAACACGGCGATCTGTCCCGTCTGCACCGGCCAGCCGGGGGCCCTTCCCGTTCCCAACGAAGAGATGATCAGGTTCGCCGTGAAGACCGCCCTTGCGTTGAACTGCAAGATTCACAAGTACTCCAGATTCGACAGAAAGAACTACTTCTATCCTGACCTTCCCAAGGGATACCAGATCAGTCAGTACTTCTACCCGATCGCAACCGAGGGTTTCCTGGAGATAGACGGAGACGAAGGAAGGAAAAAAGTCAGAATCAGAAGGCTCCACCTCGAGGAAGACGCTGGGAAACTTGTTCACGAAGGGGACTCCATCACCCGCGCGAGCTACTCTCTGGTCGATATGAACAGGTGCGGTGTTCCTCTCATCGAGATCGTCACAGAGCCCGATATTTCCTCCCCGAGAGAGGCTCGCGTTTTCATGGAGAAGCTGAGATCCATCGTGAGGTACCTCGGCGTGAGCACGGGAGACATGGAAAAGGGAGCGCTCAGATGCGACGCGAACATCTCCGTTGTTGACACAGAAACGGGAAGACAGAGCAACAGGGTGGAAGTGAAGAACATGAACTCCTTCAGGTTCGTTGAGAGGGCTTTGGAGTACGAGTTCGAGCGAATCGTGAAGGCGATGGAGAGAGGAGAAGACGTGGAAAGAGAGACGAGAGGCTGGGACATGGCCACGAAGACCACCGTTTCCATGAGAGGAAAAGAAGAAGAGAGCGACTACAGGTACTTCCCGGAGCCGGACATACCGCCCGTTGTTCTCTCCGACGAGTATCTCGAAGAGGTGAAAAAGGAACTCCCAGAGCTTCCAGACGAGAAGGCAGAGCGATTCATGAGAGAGTACGGCCTTCCGGAGTACGACGCGAAGGTGCTCACCTCGAGTAAAGAACTCGCTGAGTTCTTCGAAGAGTGTGTGAAGGTGGTGAACAGACCGAAGGATCTCAGCAACTGGATCATGACGGAAGTTCTGAGAGAACTCAACGAAAGAAACATCGAAATCACAGAGTCAAAACTGACCCCTCAGCACTTCGCTGATCTCTTCAAATTGATGGACGAAGGAAAAATCTCCATAAAGATCGCAAAGGAGATATTCCCGGAAGTCTTCGAAACAGGAAAGATGCCTTCCCAGATCGTGGAGGAAAAGGGTTTGACTCAGATCAACGACGAAAAACTCATCGAGGAACTGGTGAAAAAGGCGATGGAACAGAATCCAAAGGCTGTTCAGGATTACAAATCAGGCAAAAAGAAAGCGGCAGGGTTCTTCGTGGGATACGTGATGAGAGAGACAAAAGGAAAAGCGAACCCGGAACTCACGAACAGGATCATTCAAAAACTCCTCGAGGGGGAGTGA
- the gatA gene encoding Asp-tRNA(Asn)/Glu-tRNA(Gln) amidotransferase subunit GatA, translated as MDFRRLTIEDSLKLPEEEREKLSKLSLETIKRLDPHVKAFISVKEDVSVEKNGKFWGIPIAIKDNILTLGMRTTCASKILENYESVFDATVVKKLKEAGFVIVGKANLDEFAMGSSTERSAFFPTRNPWDLERVPGGSSGGSAAAVASGMVVAALGSDTGGSVRQPASLCGVVGYKPTYGLVSRYGLVAFASSLDQIGPITKTVRDAAILMEIISGKDENDATTMDRKVDFLSEIENGVAGMKFAVPQEIYEHKIEDGVAERFEESLKLLEKLGAKVEKVSIPHMKYSVAVYYVIAPAEASSNLARFDGVKYGLRVKEKGLREMYMKTRNVGFGEEVRRRIMIGTFTLSAAYYEAYFNKAMKVRRKISDELNEVLSQYDAILTPTSPVTAFKIGEIKDPLTYYLMDIFTIPANLAGLPAISVPFGFSNNLPVGVQVIGRRFADGKVFRIARAIEKNSPYNENGMFPLPEVKA; from the coding sequence TTGGACTTCAGAAGGCTCACAATAGAAGACTCTTTGAAACTTCCTGAAGAAGAAAGGGAGAAACTCTCAAAACTTTCCCTGGAAACCATCAAAAGACTCGATCCACACGTGAAGGCGTTCATCTCCGTCAAAGAAGACGTCTCCGTTGAAAAGAATGGGAAGTTCTGGGGAATTCCCATCGCCATCAAGGACAACATCCTGACCCTCGGAATGAGAACGACCTGCGCTTCTAAAATCCTCGAGAACTACGAATCCGTTTTTGATGCCACCGTTGTGAAAAAACTGAAAGAAGCGGGCTTTGTTATCGTTGGAAAAGCGAACCTCGACGAGTTCGCGATGGGATCCAGCACCGAAAGATCCGCGTTCTTCCCCACGAGAAACCCCTGGGATCTTGAGCGGGTTCCCGGTGGAAGCAGTGGAGGATCTGCCGCCGCTGTCGCTTCGGGAATGGTCGTCGCGGCGCTCGGAAGCGACACGGGCGGTTCTGTGAGACAGCCCGCGTCGCTCTGCGGAGTGGTCGGGTACAAACCCACCTACGGACTCGTCTCCAGATACGGCCTTGTGGCATTCGCAAGCTCTCTCGACCAGATAGGTCCCATCACGAAGACGGTGAGAGACGCCGCCATCCTCATGGAAATCATCTCCGGAAAAGACGAGAACGACGCCACAACGATGGACAGGAAAGTGGATTTCCTTTCGGAGATCGAAAACGGCGTCGCGGGTATGAAATTCGCCGTTCCGCAGGAGATCTACGAGCACAAGATAGAAGACGGTGTGGCAGAGAGATTCGAAGAGTCCCTCAAACTCCTCGAAAAACTCGGTGCGAAGGTGGAAAAGGTCAGCATCCCGCACATGAAATATTCCGTCGCCGTCTATTACGTCATCGCTCCCGCTGAAGCGAGTTCCAACCTAGCCAGATTCGACGGTGTCAAGTACGGTCTCAGGGTAAAAGAGAAAGGCCTCAGAGAGATGTACATGAAGACCAGAAACGTCGGGTTCGGTGAAGAAGTCAGAAGAAGGATCATGATCGGAACCTTCACCCTCAGCGCTGCCTACTACGAAGCCTATTTCAACAAGGCCATGAAAGTGAGGAGAAAGATCTCCGATGAGCTCAACGAGGTGCTCTCGCAGTACGACGCGATCCTCACTCCCACCTCCCCGGTGACGGCCTTCAAGATCGGAGAGATAAAAGATCCTCTCACCTACTACCTCATGGACATCTTCACGATACCCGCAAACCTCGCGGGACTTCCCGCGATCAGTGTGCCGTTCGGGTTCTCAAACAATCTCCCCGTTGGTGTTCAGGTGATAGGCAGAAGGTTCGCGGACGGGAAAGTCTTCAGAATAGCGAGGGCCATAGAGAAGAACTCCCCGTACAACGAAAACGGCATGTTCCCGCTCCCGGAGGTGAAAGCATGA
- a CDS encoding type II secretion system protein translates to MKRRAGFTLIELLIVMAIIAALMAVLIPTATGAMRKARATRIAVQLRNLEQGAEQWLMATLPDEDSFNNNELDLENAADITSYVDSEFLDDDNLTTFKAIANTTENEITIVIEYDTNIAKLVYDALKDTYGSGGTYTRGQASNLEDGVYYDETNGSVAIVKTIQAFWW, encoded by the coding sequence ATGAAGAGAAGAGCGGGTTTCACGTTGATTGAGCTTCTGATCGTCATGGCTATCATCGCAGCTCTGATGGCGGTGCTCATTCCGACCGCAACGGGTGCGATGAGGAAGGCGAGGGCGACAAGAATAGCGGTGCAGTTGAGGAATCTAGAACAGGGAGCAGAACAGTGGCTTATGGCGACTTTGCCAGATGAAGATTCATTCAACAACAATGAATTAGATTTGGAAAATGCAGCTGACATCACTTCATATGTCGATTCTGAATTCTTAGACGATGATAACTTAACAACTTTCAAGGCTATTGCCAATACAACAGAGAATGAGATCACTATCGTCATCGAATATGACACAAATATTGCAAAGCTTGTTTACGATGCTTTGAAAGACACATACGGTTCAGGAGGCACATACACAAGAGGGCAGGCAAGTAATCTTGAAGATGGTGTTTACTACGATGAAACGAATGGTAGCGTTGCCATAGTAAAAACTATTCAGGCCTTCTGGTGGTAA
- the aar gene encoding bifunctional L-alanine/L-glutamate racemase, whose amino-acid sequence MNTDDILFSYGEEDIPLKALSFPIFETTNFYFDSFDEMSKALRNGDYEFVYKRGSNPTTRLVEKKLAALEECEDARLVASGMSAISLSILHFLSSGDHVVCVDEAYSWAKKFFNYLSKKFDIEVSYVPPDAERIVEAITKKTKLIYLESPTSMRMKVIDIRKVTEAAGELKIKTVIDNTWASPIFQKPKLLGVDVVVHSATKYISGHGDVMAGVIAGDVEDMKNIFVDEYKNIGPVLSPIEAWLILRGLRTLELRMKKHYENALVVSDFLMDHPKVLEVNYPMNPRSPQYELASSQMSGGSGLMSFRLKTDSAEKVKEFVESLRVFRMAVSWGSHENLVVPRVAYGDCPKKDVNLIRIHVGLGDPEKLVEDLDQALKKI is encoded by the coding sequence ATGAACACAGACGACATTCTGTTTTCTTACGGAGAAGAAGACATTCCTTTGAAGGCGCTGTCGTTTCCCATCTTCGAAACGACGAATTTCTACTTCGACAGTTTCGACGAGATGTCGAAAGCCCTCAGAAACGGAGACTACGAATTCGTTTACAAAAGAGGAAGTAATCCCACAACGAGACTGGTGGAGAAGAAACTCGCAGCGCTTGAAGAGTGTGAAGATGCCCGCCTCGTTGCCTCTGGAATGAGCGCCATTTCGCTTTCCATCCTTCATTTCCTCAGCTCGGGAGACCACGTCGTGTGTGTGGACGAGGCTTACTCCTGGGCGAAAAAGTTCTTCAACTACCTTTCAAAGAAGTTCGATATAGAAGTCAGCTACGTTCCTCCCGACGCGGAAAGAATAGTCGAAGCCATCACGAAGAAGACGAAGCTCATCTACCTCGAAAGTCCCACGAGTATGAGAATGAAAGTGATCGATATAAGAAAGGTCACAGAAGCGGCAGGAGAACTCAAGATAAAAACCGTCATAGACAACACCTGGGCGTCGCCGATCTTTCAAAAACCAAAGCTTCTGGGAGTGGATGTGGTGGTCCACTCTGCGACGAAGTACATCTCAGGACACGGAGACGTGATGGCAGGAGTGATCGCAGGAGACGTCGAAGATATGAAGAACATCTTCGTGGATGAATACAAAAACATCGGACCGGTTCTCTCGCCCATAGAAGCCTGGCTCATCTTGAGAGGTCTTAGAACGCTGGAACTCCGTATGAAAAAGCACTACGAAAACGCTCTTGTGGTGTCTGACTTCCTCATGGATCACCCGAAGGTCCTCGAGGTGAACTACCCGATGAATCCAAGATCACCGCAGTACGAACTCGCTTCCTCTCAGATGAGCGGTGGCTCAGGACTGATGAGCTTCAGGCTGAAAACGGACAGCGCAGAGAAAGTCAAAGAGTTCGTCGAAAGTCTGAGGGTTTTCAGGATGGCTGTGAGCTGGGGAAGTCACGAGAACCTTGTTGTTCCAAGGGTGGCTTATGGAGACTGCCCGAAAAAAGACGTGAACCTGATAAGAATCCATGTGGGTCTCGGAGATCCAGAAAAGCTCGTGGAAGATCTGGATCAGGCACTCAAAAAGATTTAA
- the hydE gene encoding [FeFe] hydrogenase H-cluster radical SAM maturase HydE, producing MTGREILEKLERREFTREVLKEALSINDRGFNEALFKLADEIRRKYVGDEVHIRAIIEFSNVCRKNCLYCGLRRDNKNLKRYRMTPEEIVERARLAVQFGAKTIVLQSGEDPYYMPDVISDIVKEIKKMGVAVTLSLGEWPREYYEKWKEAGADRYLLRHETANPVLHRKLRPDTSFENRLNCLLTLKELGYETGAGSMVGLPGQTIDDLVDDLLFLKEHDFDMVGIGPFIPHPDTPLANEKKGDFTLTLKMVALTRILLPDSNIPATTAMGTIVPGGREITLRCGANVIMPNWTPSPYRQLYQLYPGKICVFEKDTACIPCVMKMIELLGRKPGRDWGGRKRVFETV from the coding sequence ATGACCGGTAGAGAAATTCTGGAAAAACTTGAAAGAAGAGAGTTCACAAGAGAAGTCCTGAAAGAGGCACTTTCCATAAACGACAGGGGGTTCAACGAGGCTCTCTTCAAACTCGCGGACGAGATCAGAAGAAAGTACGTGGGCGACGAGGTGCACATCAGGGCAATCATAGAGTTCTCGAACGTGTGCAGAAAGAACTGTCTCTACTGCGGTCTGAGAAGAGACAACAAGAATTTGAAAAGATACCGAATGACTCCGGAAGAGATCGTCGAACGGGCAAGACTCGCCGTCCAGTTCGGCGCGAAAACGATCGTCCTTCAATCCGGTGAAGACCCCTATTACATGCCGGATGTGATATCGGACATCGTGAAGGAAATAAAGAAGATGGGAGTTGCCGTCACCCTGAGCCTTGGAGAGTGGCCAAGAGAGTACTATGAAAAGTGGAAAGAAGCGGGAGCGGACAGGTATCTTTTGAGACACGAGACGGCGAATCCCGTTCTTCACAGAAAGCTCAGGCCCGATACATCGTTCGAGAACAGACTGAATTGTCTTCTCACGTTGAAAGAACTCGGATACGAGACGGGAGCGGGCTCTATGGTGGGACTCCCCGGACAGACGATAGACGATCTGGTCGACGATCTCCTGTTTCTGAAGGAGCACGATTTCGACATGGTGGGAATAGGACCGTTCATTCCGCATCCAGACACACCTCTTGCAAACGAGAAGAAAGGAGACTTCACCCTCACGCTGAAGATGGTGGCGCTCACAAGAATCCTTCTTCCAGACTCGAACATCCCGGCGACCACCGCCATGGGAACGATCGTTCCGGGAGGAAGAGAGATCACCCTCAGATGCGGTGCAAACGTCATCATGCCGAACTGGACTCCTTCTCCTTACAGACAGCTTTATCAGCTCTATCCTGGAAAGATCTGCGTTTTCGAGAAGGACACTGCGTGTATTCCCTGCGTGATGAAGATGATAGAGCTCCTCGGCAGGAAACCAGGAAGGGACTGGGGAGGCAGAAAAAGGGTCTTTGAAACAGTCTGA
- the hydG gene encoding [FeFe] hydrogenase H-cluster radical SAM maturase HydG encodes MYVFVKERVESRSFIPEEKIFELLEKTKNPDPARVREIIQKSLDKNRLEPEETATLLNVEDPELLEEIFEAARALKERIYGNRIVLFAPLYIGNDCVNDCVYCGFRASNKVVERRTLTEEQLKEEVKALVSQGHKRLIVVYGEHPKYSPEFIARTIDIVYNTKYGNGEIRRVNVNAAPQTIEGYKIIKSVGIGTFQIFQETYHRETYLKLHPRGPKSNYNWRLYGLDRAMMAGIDDVGIGALFGLYDWKFEVMGLLYHTIHLEERFGVGPHTISFPRIKPAINTPYSQKPEHVVSDEDFKKLVAIIRLSVPYTGMILTAREPAKLRDEVIKLGVSQIDAGSRIGIGAYSHREDDEDRKRQFTLEDPRPLDQVMRSLLKEGFVPSFCTACYRAGRTGEHFMEFAIPGFVKNFCTPNALFTLQEYLCDYATEETRKVGEEVIERELQKMNPKIREKVREGLEKIKRGERDVRF; translated from the coding sequence ATGTACGTGTTCGTGAAAGAGCGTGTGGAGAGCAGATCTTTCATACCGGAAGAAAAGATATTTGAACTTCTCGAAAAGACGAAGAATCCGGATCCTGCAAGGGTGAGAGAGATCATCCAGAAATCGCTGGACAAGAACAGGCTCGAGCCGGAAGAAACGGCCACCCTTTTGAATGTGGAAGATCCAGAGCTTCTGGAGGAGATCTTCGAAGCAGCCCGCGCTCTGAAGGAGAGAATCTACGGAAACAGAATCGTTCTTTTTGCACCGCTCTACATAGGAAACGATTGTGTCAACGACTGTGTTTACTGCGGTTTCAGAGCCTCCAACAAGGTGGTGGAAAGAAGAACGCTCACAGAAGAGCAGTTGAAAGAAGAAGTCAAAGCCCTCGTCTCCCAGGGACACAAAAGACTCATCGTCGTCTATGGAGAGCACCCCAAATACTCCCCGGAGTTCATCGCAAGAACGATCGACATCGTTTACAACACGAAGTACGGAAACGGTGAGATCAGACGTGTAAACGTCAACGCGGCACCTCAAACGATTGAAGGCTACAAGATCATAAAGTCCGTGGGAATCGGAACCTTCCAGATCTTTCAGGAAACCTACCACAGAGAAACTTACCTGAAGCTTCACCCAAGAGGCCCGAAATCGAACTACAACTGGAGGCTCTACGGTCTGGACAGGGCGATGATGGCGGGAATCGACGACGTTGGAATAGGAGCGCTCTTTGGCCTCTACGACTGGAAGTTCGAAGTGATGGGGCTCCTCTACCACACGATACACCTCGAAGAGAGATTCGGTGTGGGGCCGCACACCATCTCCTTCCCGAGGATAAAACCCGCGATAAACACACCATATTCGCAGAAACCGGAACACGTCGTGAGCGATGAAGACTTCAAGAAGCTCGTCGCCATCATAAGGCTTTCTGTTCCGTACACGGGAATGATTCTCACCGCGAGGGAACCCGCGAAACTCAGAGATGAAGTGATAAAGCTCGGTGTCTCTCAGATAGACGCTGGCTCCAGAATAGGAATCGGGGCGTACTCTCACAGAGAAGACGACGAGGACAGAAAGAGACAGTTCACGCTCGAAGACCCAAGGCCGCTTGATCAGGTGATGAGAAGCCTTCTGAAAGAAGGTTTTGTACCGTCATTCTGCACCGCGTGCTACAGGGCTGGTAGAACGGGAGAACACTTCATGGAGTTTGCGATTCCCGGTTTCGTGAAGAACTTCTGCACACCGAACGCCCTGTTCACACTACAGGAGTACCTCTGCGACTACGCGACCGAGGAGACGAGAAAAGTGGGAGAAGAGGTCATCGAAAGAGAACTCCAGAAGATGAATCCAAAGATCAGAGAGAAAGTGAGAGAGGGACTCGAAAAGATAAAGCGCGGTGAGAGGGATGTCAGATTTTAA
- a CDS encoding TM1266 family iron-only hydrogenase system putative regulator, giving the protein MEKRFYILTIVVEDREKAYRQVNELLHNFSEDILLRVGYPVREENMAIIFLVLKTDNDTIGALSGKLGQISGVRVKTVPLKR; this is encoded by the coding sequence TTGGAGAAGAGATTCTACATCCTCACCATCGTCGTGGAAGACCGGGAAAAGGCCTACCGACAGGTGAACGAACTCCTTCACAATTTCTCCGAAGATATCCTGCTCAGAGTCGGCTATCCCGTCAGAGAAGAGAACATGGCGATCATATTCCTCGTTCTGAAAACAGACAACGACACGATAGGTGCCCTCTCCGGAAAGCTCGGACAGATTTCCGGTGTTCGCGTGAAAACAGTTCCTTTGAAGAGGTGA